In Phyllopteryx taeniolatus isolate TA_2022b chromosome 1, UOR_Ptae_1.2, whole genome shotgun sequence, the following proteins share a genomic window:
- the LOC133482805 gene encoding sodium-driven chloride bicarbonate exchanger-like isoform X1 yields MDITDQGAQMEPLLPAEQCPQENKNVRTDEEAVVDRGGTRSMLNTNFEKEELEGHRTLYIGVHVPLGRRSHRRHRHHGHRHRKRSKERDSTADDGRESPSHTNTPAQRVQFLLGTEDGDEEHIPHALFTELDEICLREGEDAEWKETARWLKFEEDVEDGGERWSKPYVATLSLHSLFELRSCIMNGTVMLDMRANSLEEIADMVLDQHEVSGPLGQDARRRIREALLKQHHHQNHKKLANRIPIVRSFADIGKKQSEPHSMDKNGQTVSSQSQSASTEGKQDVSRENSAVDFSKIDLHFMKKIPPGAEASNVLVGELEFLDRPVVAFVRLAPAVLLSGLAEVPITTRFLFILLGPLGKGPQYHEIGRSIATLMTDEVFHDVAYKAKDRNDLVAGIDEFLDQVTVLPPGEWDPSIRIEPPKNVPSQEKRKIPPLPNGVTDLVESGEHGGHGGPELQRTGKLFGGFILDIKRKAHHYLSDYTDAVSLQCLASFLFLYCACMSPVITFGGLLGEATEGRVSAIESLFGASMTGIAYSLFAGQPLTILGSTGPVLVFEKILFKFCKDYGLSYLSLRACIGLWTSFFCLLLVATDASSLVCYITRFTEEAFASLICIIFIYEALEKLVHLGVHYPINKNNNLQKLTQYSCTCVEPRDPSNDTRLFWEERNITASQVNWTMLEVTECEDLHGEFEGSACGPHGPYIPDVLFWCVVLFFSTVFMSAFLKEFKTRRYFPTKVRAIISDFAVFITILTMVLVDYALGIPSPKLQVPNKFKPTRDDRGWVVNPVGPNPWWTTIITFIPALLCTILIFMDQQITAVIINRKEHKLKKGCGYHLDLFVVGVMLGVCSVMGLPWFVAATVLSISHVNSLKLESECSAPGEQPKFLGIREQRFTGLMIFTLMGCSVFMTSVLKFIPMPVLYGVFLYMGASSLRGIQFFDRLKLFGMPAKHQPDFIYLRHVPLRKVHLFTIIQLSCLVLLWVIKTSKAAIVFPMMVLALVFIRKLLDLIFTKRELSWLDDLIPEWKKKKLEDAAQEEEHSIIAEEEGIVQVPLEGHYKSDPATVNITDEMSKGSFGNVWKSVNPVEKDPPAKSFPKSVEKRHKRRKRDKSLDRETSL; encoded by the exons atgGACATTACCGACCAGGGTGCTCAGATGGAGCCTCTGTTGCCAGCG GAACAATGCcctcaagaaaataaaaatgtg agGACTGATGAGGAAGCAGTGGTGGACCGCGGCGGAACCCGCTCCATGCTGAACACCAACTTTGAGAAGGAAGAACTCGAAG GTCACCGTACTCTGTACATTGGGGTACATGTTCCTCTGGGCCGGAGATCACATCGCCGCCACCGTCACCACGGTCATAGACACAGGAAGCGCTCCAAGGAAAGGGACTCGACAGCTGACGATGGACGAGAATCTCCCTCACACA CAAACACGCCGGCTCAGAGGGTGCAGTTCCTGTTGGGGACTGAGGATGGCGACGAGGAACACATTCCGCACGCCCTGTTCACCGAGCTGGACGAAATCTGCCTCAGAGAGGGGGAGGATGCAGAATGGAAGGAGACTGCCAG GTGGCTGAAGTTTGAGGAGGACGTTGAAGATGGTGGCGAGCGATGGAGTAAGCCCTACGTGGCCACGCTGTCTCTCCACAGTCTTTTTGAGCTCCGCAGCTGCATTATGAACGGTACCGTGATGCTGGACATGAGGGCAAATTCGCTGGAGGAGATTGCAG ATATGGTCCTGGATCAGCACGAAGTTTCCGGCCCGCTGGGACAGGATGCCAGGAGGAGGATCCGTGAGGCCCTGCTCAAGCAGCATCACCACCAGAACCACAAGAAGCTCGCCAACCGCATCCCGATTGTCCGCTCCTTTGCGGACATCGGCAAGAAGCAATCAGAGCCTCATTCTATGGATAAGAACG GCCAAACCGTTTCATCGCAGTCGCAGTCAGCCAGCACCGAGGGCAAACAAGACGTCAGCAGAGAAAACAGTGCCGTCGACTTCAGCAAG ATTGACCTTCACTTCATGAAGAAGATCCCGCCTGGTGCCGAGGCCTCCAACGTCCTGGTCGGGGAGTTGGAGTTTCTCGACCGTCCTGTGGTGGCCTTCGTCCGCCTGGCACCCGCCGTGCTGCTCAGCGGTCTGGCTGAGGTTCCCATCACCACCAG GTTCCTTTTCATCCTGCTTGGGCCTCTGGGAAAAGGTCCACAGTACCATGAAATTGGACGATCTATTGCAACCCTGATGACGGACGAG GTTTTCCATGATGTGGCGTATAAAGCCAAAGACAGAAATGATCTTGTCGCAGGTATTGATGAGTTCTTGGACCAAGTGACAGTGTTACCCCCTGGCGAGTGGGATCCCTCCATCAGAATAGAACCACCCAAAAATGTGCCCTCTCAG GAAAAGCGGAAGATTCCTCCTCTTCCAAACGGAGTTACAGATCTTGTGGAGTCAGGGGAACATGGAGGCCACGGTGGCCCTGAGCTTCAACGCACTGGAAA GCTGTTCGGCGGGTTTATCTTGGACATCAAGCGGAAGGCCCATCACTACCTTTCTGACTACACTGACGCCGTCAGCCTGCAGTGTCTGGCCTCCTTCCTTTTCCTTTACTGTGCTTGCATGTCACCTGTCATCACCTTTGGAGGTCTTCTGGGTGAGGCTACTGAAGGGCGTGTG AGTGCCATCGAGTCCTTGTTTGGGGCTTCCATGACTGGAATTGCATACTCGCTTTTTGCTGGGCAGCCACTTACGATCCTCGGCAGCACCGGTCCGGTTCTTGTGTTTGAGAAGATCCTCTTCAAGTTCTGCAA GGACTATGGCCTCTCCTACCTCTCCCTGAGGGCCTGTATAGGCCTTTGGACATCCTTTTTCTGTCTCCTGCTTGTGGCCACAGATGCCAGCTCGCTTGTTTGTTACATCACCCGGTTCACAGAGGAAGCCTTTGCATCCCTGATCTGCATCATCTTCATCTACGAAGCCCTGGAGAAACTCGTCCACCTTGGCGTGCACTACCccatcaataaaaacaacaatcttCAGAAACTAACGCAATATTC GTGCACTTGTGTGGAGCCCAGGGATCCCAGCAATGACACTCGGCTGTTCTGGGAGGAGAGGAACATCACAGCCTCCCAGGTCAACTGGACTATGTTGGAAGTTACG GAGTGCGAAGATCTGCACGGGGAGTTCGAAGGCAGCGCCTGCGGTCCCCACGGCCCTTACATTCCTGACGTCCTGTTCTGGTGCGTGGTCCTCTTCTTCTCTACCGTCTTCATGTCCGCCTTCCTCAAGGAGTTCAAGACAAGGCGCTACTTTCCTACCAAG GTGCGAGCCATCATCAGTGACTTTGCAGTCTTCATCACCATTCTCACCATGGTTCTGGTTGACTACGCTCTAGGCATTCCCTCACCAAAGTTACAAGTTCCCAACAAGTTTAAA CCAACCAGAGATGATCGTGGCTGGGTTGTAAACCCCGTGGGTCCCAACCCATGGTGGACCACCATCATCACTTTCATCCCTGCTCTGCTGTGCACAATCCTCATCTTCATGGACCAACAGATCACGGCTGTTATTATCAACAGGAAGGAACACAAACTGAAG AAAGGCTGCGGCTATCATCTAGACTTGTTCGTGGTTGGCGTGATGCTGGGCGTGTGCTCTGTGATGGGCCTGCCGTGGTTCGTGGCCGCCACCGTGCTCTCCATCTCTCAcgtgaacagcttgaagctggaGTCCGAGTGCTCTGCACCCGGAGAGCAGCCCAAGTTCCTGGGCATCCGTGAGCAGCGCTTTACTGGTCTCATGATCTTCACCCTAATGGGCTGCTCTGTCTTTATGACCTCTGTCTTGAAG TTCATCCCGATGCCTGTGCTGTATGGAGTGTTTCTCTACATGGGGGCGTCCTCACTTAGAGGCATCCAG TTCTTTGACCGTCTCAAGCTGTTTGGGATGCCGGCCAAACACCAGCCTGACTTCATTTACCTTCGCCACGTTCCACTCAGGAAGGTGCACCTCTTCACCATCATCCAACTCAGCTGTTTGGTGCTGCTGTGGGTCATCAAGACCTCCAAGGCCGCCATAGTTTTCCCAATGATG GTCTTGGCTCTCGTCTTCATCCGCAAGCTTCTGGACTTAATCTTCACCAAGAGAGAACTTAGCTGGTTGGATGACTTGATACCGGAGTGGAAAAAGAAGAAGCTCGAAGATGCTGCACAAGAG GAGGAGCACAGCATTATTGCCGAGGAGGAAGGCATCGTGCAGGTTCCGCTTGAGGGACACTACAA GAGCGACCCAGCGACAGTGAACATCACCGATGAGATGTCCAAAGGCTCATTTGGGAATGTTTGGAAGAGCGTGAACCCCGTGGAAAAGGATCCACCTGCTAAAAG TTTTCCCAAGAGTGTTGAGAAGCGCCACAAGCGTCGAAAGCGCGACAAGAGCTTGGACCGGGAGACAAGTTTGTGA
- the LOC133482805 gene encoding sodium-driven chloride bicarbonate exchanger-like isoform X4, with translation MDITDQGAQMEPLLPAEQCPQENKNVRTDEEAVVDRGGTRSMLNTNFEKEELEGHRTLYIGVHVPLGRRSHRRHRHHGHRHRKRSKERDSTADDGRESPSHTNTPAQRVQFLLGTEDGDEEHIPHALFTELDEICLREGEDAEWKETARWLKFEEDVEDGGERWSKPYVATLSLHSLFELRSCIMNGTVMLDMRANSLEEIADMVLDQHEVSGPLGQDARRRIREALLKQHHHQNHKKLANRIPIVRSFADIGKKQSEPHSMDKNGQTVSSQSQSASTEGKQDVSRENSAVDFSKIDLHFMKKIPPGAEASNVLVGELEFLDRPVVAFVRLAPAVLLSGLAEVPITTRFLFILLGPLGKGPQYHEIGRSIATLMTDEVFHDVAYKAKDRNDLVAGIDEFLDQVTVLPPGEWDPSIRIEPPKNVPSQEKRKIPPLPNGVTDLVESGEHGGHGGPELQRTGKLFGGFILDIKRKAHHYLSDYTDAVSLQCLASFLFLYCACMSPVITFGGLLGEATEGRVSAIESLFGASMTGIAYSLFAGQPLTILGSTGPVLVFEKILFKFCKDYGLSYLSLRACIGLWTSFFCLLLVATDASSLVCYITRFTEEAFASLICIIFIYEALEKLVHLGVHYPINKNNNLQKLTQYSCTCVEPRDPSNDTRLFWEERNITASQVNWTMLEVTECEDLHGEFEGSACGPHGPYIPDVLFWCVVLFFSTVFMSAFLKEFKTRRYFPTKVRAIISDFAVFITILTMVLVDYALGIPSPKLQVPNKFKPTRDDRGWVVNPVGPNPWWTTIITFIPALLCTILIFMDQQITAVIINRKEHKLKKGCGYHLDLFVVGVMLGVCSVMGLPWFVAATVLSISHVNSLKLESECSAPGEQPKFLGIREQRFTGLMIFTLMGCSVFMTSVLKFIPMPVLYGVFLYMGASSLRGIQFFDRLKLFGMPAKHQPDFIYLRHVPLRKVHLFTIIQLSCLVLLWVIKTSKAAIVFPMMVLALVFIRKLLDLIFTKRELSWLDDLIPEWKKKKLEDAAQEEEHSIIAEEEGIVQVPLEGHYKSDPATVNITDEMSKGSFGNVWKSVNPVEKDPPAKSSPS, from the exons atgGACATTACCGACCAGGGTGCTCAGATGGAGCCTCTGTTGCCAGCG GAACAATGCcctcaagaaaataaaaatgtg agGACTGATGAGGAAGCAGTGGTGGACCGCGGCGGAACCCGCTCCATGCTGAACACCAACTTTGAGAAGGAAGAACTCGAAG GTCACCGTACTCTGTACATTGGGGTACATGTTCCTCTGGGCCGGAGATCACATCGCCGCCACCGTCACCACGGTCATAGACACAGGAAGCGCTCCAAGGAAAGGGACTCGACAGCTGACGATGGACGAGAATCTCCCTCACACA CAAACACGCCGGCTCAGAGGGTGCAGTTCCTGTTGGGGACTGAGGATGGCGACGAGGAACACATTCCGCACGCCCTGTTCACCGAGCTGGACGAAATCTGCCTCAGAGAGGGGGAGGATGCAGAATGGAAGGAGACTGCCAG GTGGCTGAAGTTTGAGGAGGACGTTGAAGATGGTGGCGAGCGATGGAGTAAGCCCTACGTGGCCACGCTGTCTCTCCACAGTCTTTTTGAGCTCCGCAGCTGCATTATGAACGGTACCGTGATGCTGGACATGAGGGCAAATTCGCTGGAGGAGATTGCAG ATATGGTCCTGGATCAGCACGAAGTTTCCGGCCCGCTGGGACAGGATGCCAGGAGGAGGATCCGTGAGGCCCTGCTCAAGCAGCATCACCACCAGAACCACAAGAAGCTCGCCAACCGCATCCCGATTGTCCGCTCCTTTGCGGACATCGGCAAGAAGCAATCAGAGCCTCATTCTATGGATAAGAACG GCCAAACCGTTTCATCGCAGTCGCAGTCAGCCAGCACCGAGGGCAAACAAGACGTCAGCAGAGAAAACAGTGCCGTCGACTTCAGCAAG ATTGACCTTCACTTCATGAAGAAGATCCCGCCTGGTGCCGAGGCCTCCAACGTCCTGGTCGGGGAGTTGGAGTTTCTCGACCGTCCTGTGGTGGCCTTCGTCCGCCTGGCACCCGCCGTGCTGCTCAGCGGTCTGGCTGAGGTTCCCATCACCACCAG GTTCCTTTTCATCCTGCTTGGGCCTCTGGGAAAAGGTCCACAGTACCATGAAATTGGACGATCTATTGCAACCCTGATGACGGACGAG GTTTTCCATGATGTGGCGTATAAAGCCAAAGACAGAAATGATCTTGTCGCAGGTATTGATGAGTTCTTGGACCAAGTGACAGTGTTACCCCCTGGCGAGTGGGATCCCTCCATCAGAATAGAACCACCCAAAAATGTGCCCTCTCAG GAAAAGCGGAAGATTCCTCCTCTTCCAAACGGAGTTACAGATCTTGTGGAGTCAGGGGAACATGGAGGCCACGGTGGCCCTGAGCTTCAACGCACTGGAAA GCTGTTCGGCGGGTTTATCTTGGACATCAAGCGGAAGGCCCATCACTACCTTTCTGACTACACTGACGCCGTCAGCCTGCAGTGTCTGGCCTCCTTCCTTTTCCTTTACTGTGCTTGCATGTCACCTGTCATCACCTTTGGAGGTCTTCTGGGTGAGGCTACTGAAGGGCGTGTG AGTGCCATCGAGTCCTTGTTTGGGGCTTCCATGACTGGAATTGCATACTCGCTTTTTGCTGGGCAGCCACTTACGATCCTCGGCAGCACCGGTCCGGTTCTTGTGTTTGAGAAGATCCTCTTCAAGTTCTGCAA GGACTATGGCCTCTCCTACCTCTCCCTGAGGGCCTGTATAGGCCTTTGGACATCCTTTTTCTGTCTCCTGCTTGTGGCCACAGATGCCAGCTCGCTTGTTTGTTACATCACCCGGTTCACAGAGGAAGCCTTTGCATCCCTGATCTGCATCATCTTCATCTACGAAGCCCTGGAGAAACTCGTCCACCTTGGCGTGCACTACCccatcaataaaaacaacaatcttCAGAAACTAACGCAATATTC GTGCACTTGTGTGGAGCCCAGGGATCCCAGCAATGACACTCGGCTGTTCTGGGAGGAGAGGAACATCACAGCCTCCCAGGTCAACTGGACTATGTTGGAAGTTACG GAGTGCGAAGATCTGCACGGGGAGTTCGAAGGCAGCGCCTGCGGTCCCCACGGCCCTTACATTCCTGACGTCCTGTTCTGGTGCGTGGTCCTCTTCTTCTCTACCGTCTTCATGTCCGCCTTCCTCAAGGAGTTCAAGACAAGGCGCTACTTTCCTACCAAG GTGCGAGCCATCATCAGTGACTTTGCAGTCTTCATCACCATTCTCACCATGGTTCTGGTTGACTACGCTCTAGGCATTCCCTCACCAAAGTTACAAGTTCCCAACAAGTTTAAA CCAACCAGAGATGATCGTGGCTGGGTTGTAAACCCCGTGGGTCCCAACCCATGGTGGACCACCATCATCACTTTCATCCCTGCTCTGCTGTGCACAATCCTCATCTTCATGGACCAACAGATCACGGCTGTTATTATCAACAGGAAGGAACACAAACTGAAG AAAGGCTGCGGCTATCATCTAGACTTGTTCGTGGTTGGCGTGATGCTGGGCGTGTGCTCTGTGATGGGCCTGCCGTGGTTCGTGGCCGCCACCGTGCTCTCCATCTCTCAcgtgaacagcttgaagctggaGTCCGAGTGCTCTGCACCCGGAGAGCAGCCCAAGTTCCTGGGCATCCGTGAGCAGCGCTTTACTGGTCTCATGATCTTCACCCTAATGGGCTGCTCTGTCTTTATGACCTCTGTCTTGAAG TTCATCCCGATGCCTGTGCTGTATGGAGTGTTTCTCTACATGGGGGCGTCCTCACTTAGAGGCATCCAG TTCTTTGACCGTCTCAAGCTGTTTGGGATGCCGGCCAAACACCAGCCTGACTTCATTTACCTTCGCCACGTTCCACTCAGGAAGGTGCACCTCTTCACCATCATCCAACTCAGCTGTTTGGTGCTGCTGTGGGTCATCAAGACCTCCAAGGCCGCCATAGTTTTCCCAATGATG GTCTTGGCTCTCGTCTTCATCCGCAAGCTTCTGGACTTAATCTTCACCAAGAGAGAACTTAGCTGGTTGGATGACTTGATACCGGAGTGGAAAAAGAAGAAGCTCGAAGATGCTGCACAAGAG GAGGAGCACAGCATTATTGCCGAGGAGGAAGGCATCGTGCAGGTTCCGCTTGAGGGACACTACAA GAGCGACCCAGCGACAGTGAACATCACCGATGAGATGTCCAAAGGCTCATTTGGGAATGTTTGGAAGAGCGTGAACCCCGTGGAAAAGGATCCACCTGCTAAAAG CTCCCCTTCCTAA
- the LOC133482805 gene encoding sodium-driven chloride bicarbonate exchanger-like isoform X2: MDITDQGAQMEPLLPAEQCPQENKNVRTDEEAVVDRGGTRSMLNTNFEKEELEGHRTLYIGVHVPLGRRSHRRHRHHGHRHRKRSKERDSTADDGRESPSHTNTPAQRVQFLLGTEDGDEEHIPHALFTELDEICLREGEDAEWKETARWLKFEEDVEDGGERWSKPYVATLSLHSLFELRSCIMNGTVMLDMRANSLEEIADMVLDQHEVSGPLGQDARRRIREALLKQHHHQNHKKLANRIPIVRSFADIGKKQSEPHSMDKNGQTVSSQSQSASTEGKQDVSRENSAVDFSKIDLHFMKKIPPGAEASNVLVGELEFLDRPVVAFVRLAPAVLLSGLAEVPITTRFLFILLGPLGKGPQYHEIGRSIATLMTDEVFHDVAYKAKDRNDLVAGIDEFLDQVTVLPPGEWDPSIRIEPPKNVPSQEKRKIPPLPNGVTDLVESGEHGGHGGPELQRTGKLFGGFILDIKRKAHHYLSDYTDAVSLQCLASFLFLYCACMSPVITFGGLLGEATEGRVSAIESLFGASMTGIAYSLFAGQPLTILGSTGPVLVFEKILFKFCKDYGLSYLSLRACIGLWTSFFCLLLVATDASSLVCYITRFTEEAFASLICIIFIYEALEKLVHLGVHYPINKNNNLQKLTQYSCTCVEPRDPSNDTRLFWEERNITASQVNWTMLEVTECEDLHGEFEGSACGPHGPYIPDVLFWCVVLFFSTVFMSAFLKEFKTRRYFPTKVRAIISDFAVFITILTMVLVDYALGIPSPKLQVPNKFKPTRDDRGWVVNPVGPNPWWTTIITFIPALLCTILIFMDQQITAVIINRKEHKLKKGCGYHLDLFVVGVMLGVCSVMGLPWFVAATVLSISHVNSLKLESECSAPGEQPKFLGIREQRFTGLMIFTLMGCSVFMTSVLKFIPMPVLYGVFLYMGASSLRGIQFFDRLKLFGMPAKHQPDFIYLRHVPLRKVHLFTIIQLSCLVLLWVIKTSKAAIVFPMMVLALVFIRKLLDLIFTKRELSWLDDLIPEWKKKKLEDAAQEEEHSIIAEEEGIVQVPLEGHYKSDPATVNITDEMSKGSFGNVWKSVNPVEKDPPAKRTVCDPGVFPLKNKPPKMCART; this comes from the exons atgGACATTACCGACCAGGGTGCTCAGATGGAGCCTCTGTTGCCAGCG GAACAATGCcctcaagaaaataaaaatgtg agGACTGATGAGGAAGCAGTGGTGGACCGCGGCGGAACCCGCTCCATGCTGAACACCAACTTTGAGAAGGAAGAACTCGAAG GTCACCGTACTCTGTACATTGGGGTACATGTTCCTCTGGGCCGGAGATCACATCGCCGCCACCGTCACCACGGTCATAGACACAGGAAGCGCTCCAAGGAAAGGGACTCGACAGCTGACGATGGACGAGAATCTCCCTCACACA CAAACACGCCGGCTCAGAGGGTGCAGTTCCTGTTGGGGACTGAGGATGGCGACGAGGAACACATTCCGCACGCCCTGTTCACCGAGCTGGACGAAATCTGCCTCAGAGAGGGGGAGGATGCAGAATGGAAGGAGACTGCCAG GTGGCTGAAGTTTGAGGAGGACGTTGAAGATGGTGGCGAGCGATGGAGTAAGCCCTACGTGGCCACGCTGTCTCTCCACAGTCTTTTTGAGCTCCGCAGCTGCATTATGAACGGTACCGTGATGCTGGACATGAGGGCAAATTCGCTGGAGGAGATTGCAG ATATGGTCCTGGATCAGCACGAAGTTTCCGGCCCGCTGGGACAGGATGCCAGGAGGAGGATCCGTGAGGCCCTGCTCAAGCAGCATCACCACCAGAACCACAAGAAGCTCGCCAACCGCATCCCGATTGTCCGCTCCTTTGCGGACATCGGCAAGAAGCAATCAGAGCCTCATTCTATGGATAAGAACG GCCAAACCGTTTCATCGCAGTCGCAGTCAGCCAGCACCGAGGGCAAACAAGACGTCAGCAGAGAAAACAGTGCCGTCGACTTCAGCAAG ATTGACCTTCACTTCATGAAGAAGATCCCGCCTGGTGCCGAGGCCTCCAACGTCCTGGTCGGGGAGTTGGAGTTTCTCGACCGTCCTGTGGTGGCCTTCGTCCGCCTGGCACCCGCCGTGCTGCTCAGCGGTCTGGCTGAGGTTCCCATCACCACCAG GTTCCTTTTCATCCTGCTTGGGCCTCTGGGAAAAGGTCCACAGTACCATGAAATTGGACGATCTATTGCAACCCTGATGACGGACGAG GTTTTCCATGATGTGGCGTATAAAGCCAAAGACAGAAATGATCTTGTCGCAGGTATTGATGAGTTCTTGGACCAAGTGACAGTGTTACCCCCTGGCGAGTGGGATCCCTCCATCAGAATAGAACCACCCAAAAATGTGCCCTCTCAG GAAAAGCGGAAGATTCCTCCTCTTCCAAACGGAGTTACAGATCTTGTGGAGTCAGGGGAACATGGAGGCCACGGTGGCCCTGAGCTTCAACGCACTGGAAA GCTGTTCGGCGGGTTTATCTTGGACATCAAGCGGAAGGCCCATCACTACCTTTCTGACTACACTGACGCCGTCAGCCTGCAGTGTCTGGCCTCCTTCCTTTTCCTTTACTGTGCTTGCATGTCACCTGTCATCACCTTTGGAGGTCTTCTGGGTGAGGCTACTGAAGGGCGTGTG AGTGCCATCGAGTCCTTGTTTGGGGCTTCCATGACTGGAATTGCATACTCGCTTTTTGCTGGGCAGCCACTTACGATCCTCGGCAGCACCGGTCCGGTTCTTGTGTTTGAGAAGATCCTCTTCAAGTTCTGCAA GGACTATGGCCTCTCCTACCTCTCCCTGAGGGCCTGTATAGGCCTTTGGACATCCTTTTTCTGTCTCCTGCTTGTGGCCACAGATGCCAGCTCGCTTGTTTGTTACATCACCCGGTTCACAGAGGAAGCCTTTGCATCCCTGATCTGCATCATCTTCATCTACGAAGCCCTGGAGAAACTCGTCCACCTTGGCGTGCACTACCccatcaataaaaacaacaatcttCAGAAACTAACGCAATATTC GTGCACTTGTGTGGAGCCCAGGGATCCCAGCAATGACACTCGGCTGTTCTGGGAGGAGAGGAACATCACAGCCTCCCAGGTCAACTGGACTATGTTGGAAGTTACG GAGTGCGAAGATCTGCACGGGGAGTTCGAAGGCAGCGCCTGCGGTCCCCACGGCCCTTACATTCCTGACGTCCTGTTCTGGTGCGTGGTCCTCTTCTTCTCTACCGTCTTCATGTCCGCCTTCCTCAAGGAGTTCAAGACAAGGCGCTACTTTCCTACCAAG GTGCGAGCCATCATCAGTGACTTTGCAGTCTTCATCACCATTCTCACCATGGTTCTGGTTGACTACGCTCTAGGCATTCCCTCACCAAAGTTACAAGTTCCCAACAAGTTTAAA CCAACCAGAGATGATCGTGGCTGGGTTGTAAACCCCGTGGGTCCCAACCCATGGTGGACCACCATCATCACTTTCATCCCTGCTCTGCTGTGCACAATCCTCATCTTCATGGACCAACAGATCACGGCTGTTATTATCAACAGGAAGGAACACAAACTGAAG AAAGGCTGCGGCTATCATCTAGACTTGTTCGTGGTTGGCGTGATGCTGGGCGTGTGCTCTGTGATGGGCCTGCCGTGGTTCGTGGCCGCCACCGTGCTCTCCATCTCTCAcgtgaacagcttgaagctggaGTCCGAGTGCTCTGCACCCGGAGAGCAGCCCAAGTTCCTGGGCATCCGTGAGCAGCGCTTTACTGGTCTCATGATCTTCACCCTAATGGGCTGCTCTGTCTTTATGACCTCTGTCTTGAAG TTCATCCCGATGCCTGTGCTGTATGGAGTGTTTCTCTACATGGGGGCGTCCTCACTTAGAGGCATCCAG TTCTTTGACCGTCTCAAGCTGTTTGGGATGCCGGCCAAACACCAGCCTGACTTCATTTACCTTCGCCACGTTCCACTCAGGAAGGTGCACCTCTTCACCATCATCCAACTCAGCTGTTTGGTGCTGCTGTGGGTCATCAAGACCTCCAAGGCCGCCATAGTTTTCCCAATGATG GTCTTGGCTCTCGTCTTCATCCGCAAGCTTCTGGACTTAATCTTCACCAAGAGAGAACTTAGCTGGTTGGATGACTTGATACCGGAGTGGAAAAAGAAGAAGCTCGAAGATGCTGCACAAGAG GAGGAGCACAGCATTATTGCCGAGGAGGAAGGCATCGTGCAGGTTCCGCTTGAGGGACACTACAA GAGCGACCCAGCGACAGTGAACATCACCGATGAGATGTCCAAAGGCTCATTTGGGAATGTTTGGAAGAGCGTGAACCCCGTGGAAAAGGATCCACCTGCTAAAAG AACTGTCTGTGACCCTGGAGTGttccctttaaaaaacaaacccccaaaaatgtgtgcGAGGACATGA